One genomic window of Cydia splendana chromosome 16, ilCydSple1.2, whole genome shotgun sequence includes the following:
- the LOC134797943 gene encoding uncharacterized protein LOC134797943, with the protein MALHCLPCCSSALWVLTAAFVLLSVPTSYILPNKSLQDVIAVRENGALNLDVGSPQNSFTIDFFQSYYQSADLIPHIIMLAIGITVYLFEWIHRKLMERRILKLRTFLGASLERLREADARRDQLEGTLKLARGASAEYNLLVFLLLRARDGDDEKLQL; encoded by the exons ATGGCGCTGCACTGCCTGCCTTGCTGTAGCAGCGCGTTGTGGGTGCTGACGGCGGCGTTCGTGTTGCTGTCTGTGCCGACTTCATACATTCTACCCAACAAATCATTACAAGATGTTATTGCCGTAAGAGAGAATGGCGCACTTAACCTAGATGTCGGATCACCGCAGAATTCCTTCACGATTGATTTTTTTCAATCGTATTATCAATCTGCTGATCTTATACCACATATTATAATGCTCGCTATCGGCATCACTGTTTACCTTTTCGAGTGGATACACAGAAAACTAATGGAGAGAAGGATACTTAAG CTCCGTACGTTCCTGGGCGCGTCGCTGGAGCGCCTGCGCGAGGCGGACGCGCGGCGCGACCAGCTGGAAGGCACGCTGAAGCTCGCGCGCGGCGCCTCCGCCGAGTACAACCTGCTTGTGTTCCTGCTGCTGCGCGCAAGAGACGGCGACGATGAAAAGCTACAACTCTGA